The Polyodon spathula isolate WHYD16114869_AA unplaced genomic scaffold, ASM1765450v1 scaffolds_1609, whole genome shotgun sequence DNA segment TTTCACTGGAtctcattcaaatccaacaaacAGAATCGCACCATTCCAAATCGCACGGAGTGGCTAACCGGATGGAAATTACATTTATGCACGATAGATTTGTTTTAAGCTGTGTGGTCAGATATGTCCAATGTTTCCACCCTTTCCCCTGATATATTGCTGTGCATGCTGTGTTTTGGTGCACTATGTATTTCAGTACACTATTTCAGTGCACGCTGTGTTTTGTTGCACTATATTTCGGTACACTTTCACTGCACTCTATTTCACTGCAGTATATTTCCGTGCATGCTGTATTTCAGTACACAATGTATTTCGCTGCACTATGTATTTCAGTGCATGCTGTATTTCGCTGCACTATGTATCTCTGCCTGGCTCTCCTACCCTGTTGTAGGAGCGCGCGTCTCTGTAGTACAGCACTTTGAGGCAGCGCTCGATCAGAGCCCGGGCTTCCTCTTTACTGATCGTGGGTTTGGATTCCAACACCTCTCTCATCAGGGGCTGCAACACAAACagcatgttaaaataaacagcaccctCCTTGGCTCCTACCACTGGAGCACAACATTCACTCAGCGCTACACACTGGAGCACGACATTCACTCAGCGCTACACACTGGAGCACGACAGTCTCTCAGCGCTACACACTGGAGCACGACATTCTCTCAGCGCTACACACCGGAGCACAACATTCTCTCAGCGCTACACACCGGAGCACAACATTCAGCGCTACACACTGGAGCACAACGTTCTCTCAGCGCTACACACCGGAGCACAACATTCAGCGCTACACACTGGAGCACAACGTTCTCTCAGCGCTACACACTGGAGCACAACATTCTCTCAGTGCTACACACTGGAGCCAcacttcctctctccctcctagtccatcagctctaaccactacagccacacttccttcctctctccctcctagtccatcagctctaaccactacagccacactgcctccctccctctctctctcagctataaccactagTCCGCACTGTGTCCCAATCTCAGCTGTGATACCCGTGTGTTTTTATTACTCTTACCTGTGCCAGGTAGGCGCCAAACCCGGTAGCAACAGTAGGAGCCTCATAAGCAACACCCAGCTTGTCAACATAGCCCAAGAAACTGGGGGGGAACAGAAGTGTCAGTCTGCATTAGAGAATGGACAGGCCTCTCCCGTAAAAAATGAACTGAAGCCATCGTacaataaacactaaataaaataccCCTACGCCAGTGACTATAGAAAGGAACTCTTGGAATTCAGTGTTATCATTTCACTTTATTATCCATACACTGTACTTGTTACACAAACAGAACGCTCCATGCGCTGCGAGAATCCGCTTGCGAGGACGGCGTCAACAACCCAGTCTCCCCGTGCTGCTCAAACCGAGTATTCGATCATCAGCACCGAGCTCTCCACAGAATCCAGGAGCTGATAATCAGGGGAGGGTCTCTGGTGTCGATCAGGCTCATTTATCATTCAGAGAGAAACAAGTGAAGAGACAGacgcttgggtttgtgtggatcccTGTTCTCCAGTGTCTGAGAAAGGCAGCGATCACCAGaaacccaggcagctgtttcttcacttgtttcactctgAATGGTAAATGAGCCCGATCCACAGCAATGATGTGCCTCCCCTGGGGACAGCGTGTCTGAATAACCGCTTCATGCAGCTCCACGCGTCTGTTTGGGGTCGGGGTCAagtttttcaattccttttttaaatcaggCTACCAAATCCAGTTCCAAATCACTTTTAATCAATTTCAACACATCCATCATTGCCCACAATTGCAATCAGCAGGAttctgttaaaacaagctttacTTGGGGATGAAACTAATTCCTTAAAACGGAAGTCATCGTCAGTCCATTAAATTGGCTCCAATGAAAGCACTTGAACAGTGACAAGTTATGATGCCGCAAGTCCTTTCGAAGGAACTGGAATGGATTTTATAAAGGAATGCGAGTTGAGCCCGTGTCCCTCAGTGTCTCTGCCTGTGGGGGGCGCTCACCTCTCTCCGTTGTAGAAGCCCCCGATGACTACCGTGTTCCACAGCGGGTTCATCTTACTCCTGCGGTTGTACATGACTCTGGTCAGCCAGGAGTGGATGGCTTTGGGGCTGTAGCTGTGCCCGTCTCCCAGGAGCTCCTCGTCGATACTGGAGGGGAGGGGAAGGAGGAAGACGGGAAACTGCATGAagcttttttattgaaatttggATTCCTGGTATAAAATCCCACTGTTCTACTGACACACTGCAGACCACCCTGCTTTACAGTTCCAGGGCTGAGTTCCCACCCCCTCACTGCCCCACTTACACCATCTGCTCGAGGACCTGTTTGAGGTGCTGGTAGTCAGCGTAGTCTCCAGAGGCTCCCAGGATGGTGCTGCTGTTCACCTTCATGAGGCGCGAGATGTTCCGAAATCGGGCGAGCGAGCCATATGAGCCCAGCATGTCCGACGCGATGATGACACCGCCATCGAACTTCACGCCCAGGACTGAGGTGCCTGTGATCATGGGGTTCCTGCAGgacaaaacacacaacagaactgcCATGGGGCTCCTGCAGGACAACACACAACAGAACTGCCATGGGGCTCCTGCAGGACAACACACAACAGAACTGCCATGGGGCTCCTGCTGGACAACACACAACAGAACTGCCATGGGGCTCCTGCAGGACAACACACAACAGAACTGCCTGCCAGAACTGCCATGGGGCTCCTGCAGGACAACACACAACAGAACTGCCATGGGGCTCCTGCAGGACAACACACAACAGAACTGCCATGGGGCTCCTGCAGGACAACACACAACAGAACTGCCATGGGGCTCCTGCAGGACAACACACAACAGAACTGCCATGGGGCTCCTGCAGGACAACACACAACAGAACTGCCATGGGGCTCCTGCAGGACAACACACAACAGAACTGCCATGGGGCTCCTGCAGGACAACACACAACAGAACTGCCATGGGGCTCCTGCAGGACAACACACAACAGAACTGCCATGGGGCTCCTGCAGGACAACACACAACAGAACTGCCATGGGGCTCCTGCAGGACAACACACAACAGAACTGCCATGGGGCTCCTGCAGGACAACACACAACAGAACTGCCATGGGGCTCCTGCAGGACAACACACAACAGAACTGCCATGGGGCTCCTGCAGGACAACACACAACAGAACTGCCATGGGGCTCCTGCAGGACAACACACAACAGAACTGCCATGGGGCTCCTGCAGGACAACACACAACAGAACTGCCATGGGGCTCCTGCAGGACAACACACAACAGAACTGCCATGGGGCTCCTGCAGGACAACACACAACAGAACTGCCATGGGGCTCCTGCTGGACAACACACAACAGAACTGCCATGGGGCTCCTGCAGGACAACACACAACAGAACTGCCATGGGGCTCCTGCAGGACAACACACAACAGAACTGCCATGGGGCTCCTGCTGGACAACACACAACAGAACTGCCATGGGGCTCCTGCAGGACAACACACAACAGAACTGCCATGGGGCTCCTGCAGGACAACACACAACAGAACTGCCATGGGGCTCCTGCAGGACAACACACAACAGAACCAGCAGGGCTAGTGGGGTTTCAAGCACAACTGCTGTCTTTCCACAAGCAGaaaccagatgtaaaaaaaaaaagtttgttgtgAAACTTGCAGAAAGACAGCGTtcgctttccagtttgtttatactGCCTAAAGGAAAAGCGTCTGTGAACGCAACACATGGCACTGACCTGCGGCAGCAGAACTGACACGTGACTACTGCTTACCTATGCTTCCAGAGaagttcttttttaaacaaaagttaaTCTAAGGTTTGTTTACTTCAGTAAGTGTTGGGCATTCTTGCATGACACCAAATAGTATGACACTGCAATAACTCCCTTGCCAAATTGAAATCGCATCATTATGAGATTAACGGTATATATTAATTACTTATCTCATGTAGTTAACTAAACACAAACATAtggttatataatataataataatatctttatttttgtatagagcctttcatactggaccaccatcacaaagcgctttacagaggcaggctgtgaactgtgcattatatgcagagtcacttctaataagacattgatttagcatctcatccgcaggacggagcacaaggaggtgaagtgacttgctcagggtcacacagtgagtcagtcagtggcagaggtgggatttgaaccggtgaccttctggttacaagccctggacttgaAACACTGGACCGCACTGCCTCCTTATTTAATGTATGTGTCTTTATTAAGGCTTTTCTGCATAAACAGAATCCCTTACCTAACAAGTTCCAACCAAACTGCCTTGATTTAGTTAGGCAGCGGTATCTCAGGGTACTGTCAATAACGGGGTATAACCAAACACAtcagctttttaattttaatcccACAACTGAGCTATTATTAGTACTCTGTTAAATAgaatacaatattataaaaaaaacggaattatagtatatataattaacattaaacaaaaattgCTCCCCCGTGCGTATTGCCACCATGTTGATAATGAGACAGCATATAGTGGCCTCTGCCTGATGATGTGAAACTGAAAGCGCGTTACATTTATCGATGTTTTCAACGCTTTTCTCGACTCCGGATCCCCCCAAAACCGACCACAGACTTACAGCGTGTGCCTCACGGGCCCGCATCCCGGGGCTGTGCTGCTCCTGCTGCCTGGAAACGAAAACAATTCGCCGGGTTTCGGTCCGTCTGCCCAGAAACTGAGCTTCACTCCTCTCGCGTCCATTTCACAAACTGGCGGCGGAAGCGGCGTCCCGGCTTCATTTATCTGTTCGGGCGGGCAAAGTCGGCCATATTTGAAACTGGCAGAGCGAATGAATAAGCTGAAATACGACAGAACGAGAACCGCTGCATTGTGGGCCTCTGGAAGAATTGAGGAGTCTCAGATAACGCACAAACCTAGTATCGAGAAACACTTATGCAATCTGAAAGGTAGTTTTTACATAGTGAAGTCTTGTTTCCGTGCAAATCCATGTTGCAATGCACCTTTAAATAGTGGCCGGACCTTGCTCCCTTATAGAGCCCGTAACTCCCCTTGCTAGGCTTTATCTTGCGATAGGGGGTCGAGTTTTGACGAGGCTGAAGCTGGCTTCTTATTCGCTTGCTTCTTATTCAGACTTTGATCTGCTCCACGCTGAATGATTGGCTTTGTATGTAAGGGGTTAGATCGCGTTGGCTGCTAATTTCTCTGTGGGCATTTATAGACGGGCAGCTCCTAAACaatattcatttcttttttgctcAGCCCAACACTGATTTCAGGGTCAAAGCCGCTGGCACGCATGGCACGCATGCCAATGTATTGTAATTGAGTAACAGGGTCCTAAACAATATTCATTTGTTTGGTGACATAGAGGGGTTCCCCtttgtgagaatcaactttgcaATCAGAGGCCCAGAGCAATTTAACCCAcaaaataccccagttacttattcaatgtgCATTAATTGGATAACATGCCaacctgctatatatatatatatatatatatatatatatatatatatatatatatatatatatatatatatataatatccacaGAGAAATTAGCAGCCAACGCGATCTAACCCCTTACAAACAAAGCATCATTCAGTGTGGAGCAGATCAAAGTCTGAATAAGAAACAGGCCAATAAGAAGCCAGCTTCAGCCTCTCGAGTTTTgtattaaacatactgtatgaaacatGTAAATGTGTAGGAGTGAGACTGAAGATACAATTCTCCTGTTACCAAATTCTTCTGTTCCCAAATCGATTCTCATGTTTCCAAATCTACATTTTCTAGTCATTCCCCaaactgtaaatgttttccagctattttattttttaaccttgctaggcatggaaacaaaacatgttatattTGGTCACAATAAATGTGTTCCCTAGCATATTTCCACGTTGACAAAGCAAGTTagttgtcattaaactcggatgtcctgtaatatacatatgcatgaataaaagtgcctggggtctgcaaaagtCTGCAACAAAAAAGAAGGACATGTTTACTTTGGCGACTTACTTCTCTTACTTTATGATAggttgtgacagggtgcagccttaCAGTagattactattatttatttcttagcagatgcccttatccagggcagcTTACAATTGtgacaaaatatcacattataaaatattactgtgGAGCGTATCACAGTGCatagtacagtggcttgcgaaagtattgaccccccttggcattttttctattttgttgccttacaacctggaattaaaatggatttttatttggatttcatgtaatggacatacacaaaatagtccaaattggtgaagtgaaatgaaaaaaataacttgtttaaaaaaattctaaaaaataaataacggaaatgtggtgcatgcatatgcattcacccactttgctattaagcctctaaataagatctggtgcaaccaattaccttcagaagtcacataattagttaaataaagtccacctgtgtgcaatctaagtgtcacatgatctgtcacatgatctcaggatatatacacctgttctgaaatgccccagagtctgcaacaccactaagcaaggggcaccaccaagcaagcggcaccatgaagaccaaggagctctccaaacaggtcagggacaaagttgtggagaagtacagatcagggttgggttataaaaaaatatgcgaaactttgaacatcccacggagcaccattaaagccattattaaaaaaaatggaaagaatatggcaccacaacaaacctggcaagagagggccgcccaccaaaactcacggaccaggcaaggagggcattaatcagagaggcaacaaagagaccaaagataaccctgaaggagctgcaaagctccacagcggagattggagtatcagtccataggaccactttaagccgtacactccacagagctgggctttacggaagagtggccagaaaaaagccattgcttaaagaaaaaaataagcaaacacgtttggtgttcgccaaaaggcatgtgggagactccccaaacatatggaagaaggtactctggtcagatgagactaaaattgagctttttggccatcaaggaaaacgctatgtctggtgcaaacccaacacctctcatcaccccgagaacaccatccccacagtgaagcatggtggtggcagcatcatgctgtggggatgtttttcatcggcagggactgggaaactggtcagaattgaaggaatgatgggtggcactaaatacagggaaattcttgagggaaacctgtttcagtcttccagagatttgagactgggacggaggttcaccttccagcaggacaatgaccctaagcatactgctaaagcaacactcgagtggtttaaggggaaacatttaaatgtcttggaatggcctagtcaaagcccagacctcaatccaattgagaatctgtggtatgacttaaagattgctgtacaccagcggaacccatccaacttgaaggagctggagcaggtttgccttgaagaatgggcaaaaatcccagtggctagatgtgccaagcttatagatacataccccaagagtcttgcagctgtaattgctgcaaaaggtggctctacaaagtattgactctgggggggggggggggggggggggaatgaatacttatgcacgctcaagttttctgtttttttgtcttatttcttgtttgtttcacaataaaaaatattttgcatcttcaaagtggtaggcatgttgtgtaaatcaaatgatacaaacccccaaaaaataaattttaattccaggttgtaaggcaacaaaatagtaaaaatgccaagggggggtcaatactttcgcaagccactgtaggctATCACATTgcagagtatcacattacagataagggCAGTTATAAAGAACAATGGAAACAGtggcaaataagatcaaattataTGCGGCTCGTTGGAAACTCGGCATGCACACTCTTTACTGCAAACTCTGGTCCTGGGGTTAGAAGACTGTGTGTCGAAACTGGAACTGCGCACAACTGTGCTTTGAGCTGTGTCATTATAATTGTACCGGACAAGACAGTCCAGATGGGAATACTCGGGAGAGAGACAGCCTGCCAGAATCAGGATTTCGTATCCGAATGTAGCCCGTAAATATTTCAAAGATGCATTCTTGGAAGAGCTTgttaaacaataatattgtattagcATGAGCATTGCATTCACCCCCGATACTccttaaataatacaaacaaatatatttattaaaccgCGGAAAAAGTGCAAAGTCAGGGTGACTGGATGCATGTGCACAGCTGCATACACAGCTACAGGAGTGGAAAtaccattgcatagcactttgatcccggttttgctaggagtttaataagacacatctgatcttattacctatacacactgtggcttatgcaagctcctagtaaaacctggaatgggtgaatctgctatgcaacaggagacTTATTTCCACCCGCGTGTCGTGTTCAATTCTAAATGAACTCCTATCTGCGTTTTTAGTACTGCAGCAAAGACTATATATAATTAACATCCCTCatgaaataataaaagcaatacaatattGTTGGAGGTCAGATCCCTCTGTGAAACAGACCAGCAGCTATCTGCTGCAGCTAATTCAAGCTCTTCTCAAACCCTTGGGCTAACTTGGTAAACTTCCAAGTTTATAAATGGTCCGCTTGTTTGCACCCCAGCTCCAGGGCTCGAGAATAACGCTGTCGTGCTAGACCCCGCCCTTCAGATAACCCTTATAAACACAGACCAGACAGATGAACTTTGATGTTTAATCAAGCCCCAGCTCAGCGCGGAGAGGTTACTGTCTGCAGAGTGGAGTTTGACGCGAATCCCAGTGCAAGAAGCGACTGACACAGCGACGCGGACACGACACACATGGGTAAGGTCTGGAGTCTTACACGGCCACTAAAGCCTTTACGTTGAATGTTACCTCAAAGTGGCGCGCCGctttatttcagtgtttgcatGTGTgcagtagctttaaaaaaaaaaaaaaaaaaaaaaaaatcaatgaggTCAACCGAGGGACACCTGGCTGGCTTTCTACGTGTGCAAAGATGGCTCttaaataactattttctaaaataaatatattgtaattgaGTGTGGCATTTTTATACGCTGTattccatttaaaacacattttctaagtGCTCAAATCAACTTAAATAAATTGATCAAAGAACCAAACGtgcagtgttactgaacaggGTGTGGCATGTAAGATATAATCAGAAATGGTCGAGACATATAATGACATACAATGGCAGGATCTGAACACTCATTCATAGACATGTCCCTGTCCCTCTGAACCTGCGGCGCAGCGAGCAGCTAGGACAgatcaaccaatcaaaatgtTGTACTTAATCTTGGGCGAGGCGTCGGGAACCAATGCAATGTTGCTGATAGAACAGGTTGGAGAGAAGCCAGCCTTGTATTAATTCACAGCACATTGTGAGGGAAGAACCGATGCGTAGTCGATGTGAAACGAAAATAACCGGTCAAAACCAGTGGCACTGGTGTGCTGAATGCCATTGAGCaaaagtgtaatatatatatatatatatataatatatatatatatatatatatatatatatatatatatatatatatatatatatatatataaatgatggaagccatgcaaagccagggatCCCTAGTTCCTGGTCAACTGATTTATGACCTGGGttatcttttattaaaaaaaaaaaaaacaaaaaaaaaaacaaccacacttatataataaataaataaatgaagaaagcTATTGCAAGAATAGGTAGAACCAAGCAGAGCGCCAGGGAATGTTTGAAATCCTGAAGCATGTTCAGAAACACTTTTAGATTTTTGAGGGTAAATACTAACTTGAACACGGGCACAGTGCTACTGCTGTCAGGATTGAGCAGATGCAGCCCAGGAGCTGAATGTGCTGTCCAGTCTGGGAGCAGTTAACACAGCTTTGCACCCTGTTCTGATCACACTGGAAACTCATCTCGAGGTCGGTGCAGTCACACTACAGCTGGATTTGACTCTGCAGTGCAGTTCTGTATGAAACACATCTTTATGCAAGTCAGAAATCAAAACACAATCAAAAAAGTgcattgctttatttttcaaGATGGTTAAAGGATGACATGCATTGATGAAACTGCACTAGAGAAATAGTTAATGTACTGCGGGTCTCGTAATGATGCAATTTGAAAGTGGCCAGGGAATTATTGCCGTGTCAAGGTTTTTAAGAGAGCATGTATTTCAGATGTATTTCAATATGGCTCGGTTTCTTTCCATGCCCTAATGCAGGGTAATATTACTCTGGTAGTAATGAATGCAGACTGGAAACTAC contains these protein-coding regions:
- the psmb4 gene encoding proteasome subunit beta type-4; this translates as MDARGVKLSFWADGPKPGELFSFPGSRSSTAPGCGPVRHTLNPMITGTSVLGVKFDGGVIIASDMLGSYGSLARFRNISRLMKVNSSTILGASGDYADYQHLKQVLEQMVIDEELLGDGHSYSPKAIHSWLTRVMYNRRSKMNPLWNTVVIGGFYNGESFLGYVDKLGVAYEAPTVATGFGAYLAQPLMREVLESKPTISKEEARALIERCLKVLYYRDARSYNRYEIAIVTEAGVEIEGPLSSETNWEIAHMISGFE